From bacterium:
TTGATCGGGATCGTTACCGTCGATGACGTTATGGACGTAGCGGAAGAAGAAGCGACGGAAGATATTCATAAACTCGGCGGCGTCGAAGCATTAGAGGAACCTTATCTGAAGGTTTCGTTAGGAAGCATGATCCGCAAACGAGCCAGTTGGTTGGTTGTGCTTTTTTTTGGTGAAATGCTGACCGCATCGGCGATGGGATTCTTTGAAGAAGAAATTGCACGAGCCGTTGTTTTGGCTTTGTTCGTCCCACTCATCATATCGAGCGGAGGTAATTCCGGTTCTCAGGCGGCCTCTCTGGTTATTCGTGCGTTGGCCGTGGGAGACGTGGGGTTGCGTGAATGGTGGAAAGTATTGAAACGAGAAGCCTTTGTCGGGATCATGCTCGGCCTCATTCTCGCGGGAGTTGGATTTTTAAGGATCAGCGTGTGGTCCGTGTTCAGCGATATCTATGGTCCGCATTGGTTCCTAATCGCTGTCACTGTAAGTTGCGCACTGGTTGGCGTTGTGTTGTGGGGAATCCTGATCGGCTCAATGCTGCCGTTTATTCTCAAACGGCTTGGGGCCGATCCCGCTACGTCTTCCGCGCCGTTTGTAGCGACGCTTGTCGATGTCACAGGATTAGTCATTTATTTTAGCGTGGGATATATTCTATTACACGGCACGCTGCTATAGAAGCGTTAAGCTGATTATTTAGCGTACAACTCCGCATTGGTTTTTGTAATGGCCAAATTCGCAGCGCTCACGCTAACCAGTTGCATAAAATGTCGGCCAAAAACATCGTCTGTTTTCCAAAGACCGTCCGTATCGCGTTTGTAGATAATCTTTTCCTCAGCGATCGTCGTAACCACCGCTTCCGAGTCGGAGATGGTCTCAACGGATTGAATTTTGGCGCCGAATTCCTGCGTCAATGAAAAATCACTTCCGAACATTTTGGAACATAGTTTGGCAAATGCCTCTTCAGTTGTGGATGAGGTCTCAATATCTTCGATAGTAAATTTTTGATGATCAAAAGGAATGGATAAGTCGGTGATGGCAGAATACCTGACACCGATAGGGTATTGCTGACGAATAATCTGTACCACTTCACGGGTCTGAGCCAAATATGTTTTGAAATCATTTTGAACATCGGCGGGTAACAAACTATAAATAGCTTCATAGTGATGCTCTGTAAAATATTTGACTAAGAGGTTATGGGCGCCTTCCGGTGTATGGCTGTCATAATTGGTTGAACAGGAAGCGAGCGTCATAAAGACGAACAAGAATTTTTTCATGAATAATCCGGTTGATTTAAAATTGAAGCGGAACGAAAATAAAAATCGCAGGACGCAATTGCAAGGTTTAGTATGTGAAAAGATTTACGTAATAATTTATTGCATGGGATAGAATGATGTGTTATGTTACGCGCGTATATGGACACACACACTGTTGAATCCGTTTTCCATACGACCACCACTGAAAAGACCAATCTTTTTGGTTTGAGCCTGAAAGATCTGGAATCGTTTTTCATCGATTTGGGCGAAAAGAAATTTCGAGGCGGCCAGATATTTCAATGGCTTTATCAGCGGGGCGTTTCGTCTTTCGACGACATGACTGATATTTCAAAAAATCTCAGAGATACTCTGCATCAAATAGCGGCAATCAATCATCTGCGGGCGCTCAAAACTCAAGTGTCGGACGAGGATGAATCCATTGCTACGCGCAAAATTTTATTTGAACTGGCTGACGGGCAGAAAATTGAAACAGTGTATATTCCCGACGATGAACGCCGGACGGTGTGTTTATCAACCCAAGTCGGATGTGCCGTCGGTTGTCAGTTTTGTGCGACGGGCTGGATGGGATTTCGTCGAAATCTGACCGTCGGCGAGATTGTAGGACAGATTGTTTACATTCGCCAATATCTGGATAACGATATTACCAATATCGTGTTTATGGGAATGGGCGAGCCGTTTCTTAATTATGACAATGTTATCAAGGCTGCAGAGATTTTAGCGAGCGAGCGCGGAATCGGATTGGCCGCGCGGCATATTACGATTTCCACTTCCGGTATTGTTCCGCGTGTATATGATTATGCCCGGGAAGGTCATCCGTACAATTTGGCCATCAGCCTGAATGCGACGATCGATCACGTGCGGGAAGAAGTGATGCCGATTACGAAAAAATATCCGTTGCATGAATTGCTTGAAGCGGCGAAATATTTTAA
This genomic window contains:
- the rlmN gene encoding 23S rRNA (adenine(2503)-C(2))-methyltransferase RlmN; the protein is MLRAYMDTHTVESVFHTTTTEKTNLFGLSLKDLESFFIDLGEKKFRGGQIFQWLYQRGVSSFDDMTDISKNLRDTLHQIAAINHLRALKTQVSDEDESIATRKILFELADGQKIETVYIPDDERRTVCLSTQVGCAVGCQFCATGWMGFRRNLTVGEIVGQIVYIRQYLDNDITNIVFMGMGEPFLNYDNVIKAAEILASERGIGLAARHITISTSGIVPRVYDYAREGHPYNLAISLNATIDHVREEVMPITKKYPLHELLEAAKYFNATRRSPVTLEYVLLAGVNDSNEDAERLKKMAAELGRCKVNVIPYNPIEGPNLQRPSQERIDYFMKLVSSIQSPLTLRRSRGRDISAACGQLAVDSSSSG